The Nitrospirota bacterium sequence TTCTAAGAGCTTATCACTATCAAATGACCCTTTTCCTATAGGTATATGAACAATACCAGCTTTTTCTGCTTTATATTCTACTTTTCCAGCCTTTATTTCTTTAACAGCTCTCGCAACATCAAAAGTTACTGTGCCCAGCTTAGGGTTTGGCATAAGTCCACGAGGGCCAAGTATCTTACCAAGCTTTCCTACAGTTCCCATAACATCAGGCGTAGCAACTGCTTTATCAAAATCAAGCCATCCTTTTGTAATTTTATCTACAAGATCCTCCAGTCCTACATAATCTGCACCTGCCTCCTCAGCTTCCTTCTCTTTTTCTCCTTTAGCAAACACAAGAACTCTTACTTTTTTACCAATTCCATGTGGAAGAACAATTGTTCCACGTACCATCTGATCAGACTTTCTTGGATCAATACCGAGATTGATTGCCAGGTCAACCGTTTCATCAAACTTTGCATAGCAACATTCTTTTACTAACTTAATTGCATCTTCTAAAGAGTATTCCTTGCCTTTTTCAATCTTTTCTTTAACTGCGTTTAACTTTTTACTCATTTCTTACCTCATCAATCTATTATTTCTATCCCCATACTTTTAGCTGTTCCCTTGATGATGTTCATCGCCTTATCGATCGAATGTGCATTCAGATCAGGTAGTTTTTTATGGGCAATTTCTTTAATTTGAGCCATAGTAATCTTTCCAACTTTATCTTTATTTGGTGTACTTGAACCTTTTATAATCCCTGCTGCTTTTTTCAGGAGATCTGAAGCTGGAGGAGTCTTTGTAATAAAAGTAAATGACCTATCAGCATATACACTTAGAACTACAGGGATAATTGTATCTCCAAGTGACTGTGTCTGGGCGTTAAATGCTTTGCAGAATTCCATTATATTAATACCATGAGGACCAAGTGCAGGTCCCACCGGTGGAGCAGGGTTTGCTTTCCCAGCAGGTATCTGAAGCTTGACCTGAGCAATAACTTCCTTTTTTGCCATTGTTAATTCCTCCTTAAGCTTTTTCTACCTGGAAAAAATTTAGTTCAACTGGTGTTTGTCTACCAAAAATACTCACCATAACACAGAGCCTTCCATGTTCTAAATCTACTTCCTCAACATTACCAACAAAATTTGTAAAAGGGCCGTCAATAATTCTTACACTTTCTCCCCTCTGGAATTGTGTCTTCACCTGAGGGATTGGCCCCTTTTCGATCTGCTGGA is a genomic window containing:
- a CDS encoding 50S ribosomal protein L1 yields the protein MSKKLNAVKEKIEKGKEYSLEDAIKLVKECCYAKFDETVDLAINLGIDPRKSDQMVRGTIVLPHGIGKKVRVLVFAKGEKEKEAEEAGADYVGLEDLVDKITKGWLDFDKAVATPDVMGTVGKLGKILGPRGLMPNPKLGTVTFDVARAVKEIKAGKVEYKAEKAGIVHIPIGKGSFDSDKLLENAKTVIASVIKAKPATSKGKYLKKVSISSTMGPGISVDIASLGKGV
- the rplK gene encoding 50S ribosomal protein L11; the encoded protein is MAKKEVIAQVKLQIPAGKANPAPPVGPALGPHGINIMEFCKAFNAQTQSLGDTIIPVVLSVYADRSFTFITKTPPASDLLKKAAGIIKGSSTPNKDKVGKITMAQIKEIAHKKLPDLNAHSIDKAMNIIKGTAKSMGIEIID